The following proteins come from a genomic window of Chiroxiphia lanceolata isolate bChiLan1 chromosome 16, bChiLan1.pri, whole genome shotgun sequence:
- the RRN3 gene encoding RNA polymerase I-specific transcription initiation factor RRN3 gives MLGGDEFISFPPRKTVRFGGTLTEILLKYEKGDTTDFELLKHQLSDPDIKDAQIINWLHEFRTSVAYLTKELEQLVNILLKLPWLRRSREVVEEYLGFLGNLVSAQTVHLRPCLRMIVSQFVPPRITIREDDVDISDSDDDDENVSENFDTCHRALQTVARYVPSTPQFLMPILVEYFPFINKSERTLECYVHNLLRVTVYLPTLRLQILELIIEKLLKLDVSTPQQDIEDAEETANNSGSEEKSTEEGLFDMEEDEERKGNKVVSSSSERMAHPLAERLDILMTILFSYIKDVCHVDGKLNISNTKDLYRDLVSVFDKLILPTHASCHVQYFMFYICSFKLGLAEAFLDHLWKKLQDPNNPSVIRQTAGSYIGSFLARAKFIPVVTVKACLDLLVNWMHKYIDNQDTGANAYCDVALHGPFYSTCQAVFYTLIFRHKQLLDGNLRKGLSYLQSLNFERIVMCQLNPLKICIPSVVNLFAAITRKYQLVFCYTIIERNNRQFIPVVRSGTGGDLVQTCTNPLDSFFPFDPYILKRSKKTIDPLYQFWEELSAEDLENLKKPIKKGTSEDEDDDFLKGETPQNDGVVGIAPNSYESSTRSPVSSIGSPPDCYVPFPP, from the exons ATGCTGGGAGGGGACGAGTTCATCAGCTTCCCGCCCAGGAAGACGGTGCGGTTCGGGGGGACCCTCACCGAGATCCTGCTCAAGTACGAGAAG GGTGATACCACAGATTTTGAGTTGTTGAAGCATCAGCTGTCAGATCCAGACATAAAG GATGCCCAGATCATTAACTGGCTCCATGAATTTCGAACTTCTGTTGCATATTTGACCAAAGAGCTTGAACAACTGGTCAACATTTTGCTG AAGCTGCCATGGTTGAGAAGGAGCCGAGAGGTAGTGGAAGAATATCTGGGTTTCCTTGGCAATCTGGTGTCAGCACAGACTGTCCATCTCAGGCCGTGTCTCCGGATGATTGTGTCACAGTTTGTCCCCC CTCGGATAACCATCAGAGAAGACGACGTGGACATTTCAGATTCTGATGACGATGATGAAA acGTTTCTGAAAACTTCGATACATGCCACAGAGCTTTGCAAACTGTTGCAAGATATGTTCCTTC gaCACCGCAGTTTCTCATGCCAATACTGGTGGAATACTTTCCTTTCATTAATAAATCAGAAAGAACTCTG GAATGTTATGTTCATAACCTGCTACGAGTTACGGTGTACCTTCCAACTCTGAGGCTTCAAATTCTGGAGCTTATTATTGAAAAGCTGCTAAAGTTGGAT GTTAGCACTCCACAGCAAGATAttgaagatgctgaagaaacTGCTAATAACTCTGGTAGTGAGGAGAAATCTACAGAGGAGGGACTTTTTGACATG gaggaagatgaagaaagaaaaggaaacaaagttgTCTCTTCCAGTAGTGAGAGAATGGCCCATCCCCTTGCAGAGCGCCTCGACATCCTGATGACCATCCTGTTTTCCTACATTAAAGATGTTTGCCACGTGGATG GCAAACTCAATATCAGCAACACAAAGGACTTGTATCGGGATCTGGTTTCTGTTTTTGACAAGCTCATTTTACCAACCCATGCTTCATGTCATGTACAGTATTTCATGTTTTACATCTGCAGCTTTAAACTG GGGTTGGCTGAGGCATTTTTAGACCATCTCTGGAAAAAACTGCAGGATCCAAACAATCCTTCAGTGATCAGGCAGACTGCTGGGAGTTACATTGGCAGCTTCTTGGCAAGAGCTAAATTTATTCCAGTTGT CACAGTAAAAGCATGTCTGGATCTTCTGGTGAACTGGATGCATAAATACATTGATAATCAGGATACAGGAGCTAATGCCTACTGTGATGTAGCTCTCCATGGGCCATTTTATTCTACATGTCAGGCTGTGTTCTATACACTTATTTTCCGTCATAAACAACTTTTGGATGGAAACTTAAGGAAAG GCCTGTCATATCTGCAGAGTTTAAATTTCGAGCGCATTGTCATGTGTCAGCTCAACCCCCTGAAGATTTGTATCCCTTCTGTTGTCAACTTGTTTGCTGCTATTACCAG gaaataccaGCTGGTGTTCTGCTACACCATTATTGAGAGGAACAACAGGCAGTTCATCCCAGTTGTTCGGAGCGGCACCGGAGGTGACCTTGTGCAGACGTGCACTAACCCTCTGGACAGCTTCTTCCCCTTTGATCCCTACATCCTCAAAAG ATCGAAGAAAACCATTGATCCTCTTTATCAgttttgggaagagctgagtgctGAAGATCTTGAGAATCTAAAGAAACCCATTAAAAAG GGTACTTCCGAAGATGAAGA